A DNA window from Daucus carota subsp. sativus chromosome 3, DH1 v3.0, whole genome shotgun sequence contains the following coding sequences:
- the LOC108214236 gene encoding uncharacterized protein LOC108214236 — protein MMKDMVVYEGVDTEFDKAVLGLRQQLKDDEEALEQKIVKLESSIAVARQLMERFLKTKVNKAKNQATLGSTRNVQGLQHLKLTFPKFSEGDDVEDWLQDCNQYFEVFGVNERKKVTVAGMHLEGTARSWYHIYSLHNSICEWKNFAEQFTQRFGKGKQEWLVERFKKLKQTKSMEQYYTEFEGLVGQLKEKIPSLTEEYFLESFIGGMQAEVQQVLRILTPKSREEAYKKAKYLEQTRRGQQGNSSQLKTSAKESQAVSQAAAQGNLEVLEASTGQDTEINKDEVATTVETITPEEGQTQKQQIEVSVHAIEGLKGSQTITLTGYKNKKQFSILVDGGSTHSFLDEKTAAQLKCELVKTKPLKVMVANGNQLVSHYECQGFSWNIGKYRFNTPVKTLPMGSYDLVLGVDWLGSLGPVTFDFKKLEMRFQKGEEMIVLQGNQGSDKPRLHQMTADQFVRSCQRQEHGLLFILDVVHQPAGSLLSLQSDDGNNNSEGNKKQLHNLLEEYSDIFKAPEGLPPERQIEHSIDLKEGSQPFSIRPYRNSYNQKNEIEKLVAEMLESGIIRPSSSPFASPILLVKKKDGSWRFCIDYRKLNSMTIKNKFPIPLIEELLDELHGAKYFTKLDLRAGYHQVRMKERDVEKTAFRTHLGHYEFTVMPFGLTNAPATFQSLMNEVFRPYLRSFTLVFFDDILVYSKTKEDHLVHLKKVFQLMRQNTLFAKQSKCDFMTTKVAYLGHVISQQGVAVDQAKVADMVSWPLPQNLKALRGFLGLTGYYRKFVQHYGTIARPLTDLLQKDSFHWSEEATKAFQALKNAMASTPVLRLPDFSKEFTIESDACNTGIGAVLTQEGQPLAYFSKALGIKGQAMSTYEKELMALVAAVKKWSSYLMDKHFTIKTDHWSLKYLTDQKISNLLQQKWISKLLGYDYTIVYRKGKENTVADALSRRFEDESSGGVDNHEDMAAVKGEGLSGKAYRKY, from the coding sequence ATGATGAAGGACATGGTAGTTTATGAAGGTGTGGACACTGAATTTGATAAGGCTGTGTTAGGACTCAGGCAACAGCTTAAAGATGATGAAGAAGCTCTAGAACAGAAGATTGTAAAGCTGGAGTCTAGTATTGCAGTGGCAAGACAACTGATGGAGAGATTCCTGAAAACAAAAGTTAATAAAGCTAAGAATCAAGCAACACTGGGTAGCACAAGAAATGTGCAAGGTTTACAACATCTTAAGCTCACTTTCCCTAAGTTCAGTGAAGGTGATGATGTGGAAGACTGGTTACAGGACTGTAATCAGTACTTTGAGGTATTTGGAGTCAATGAGAGAAAGAAAGTGACAGTTGCAGGAATGCATTTGGAAGGAACTGCCAGGAGTTGGTACCACATCTACTCCCTTCATAATTCCATTTGTGAGTGGAAAAACTTTGCTGAACAGTTTACTCAGAGATTTGGAAAAGGCAAGCAAGAATGGCTGGTGGAAAGGTtcaaaaaactaaaacagaCTAAGTCAATGGAGCAATACTACACTGAATTTGAAGGATTGGTGGGGCAACTGAAAGAAAAGATACCCTCTCTGACAGAGGAGTATTTCTTAGAAAGTTTCATTGGGGGAATGCAGGCTGAAGTGCAGCAAGTTCTCAGGATATTGACTCCTAAATCTAGAGAAGAAGCTTATAAGAAAGCTAAGTATTTAGAACAGACCAGAAGGGGTCAGCAAGGGAATAGTAGCCAACTAAAAACCTCAGCTAAGGAGAGCCAGGCTGTGAGCCAGGCTGCAGCTCAAGGAAACCTAGAGGTACTTGAAGCAAGTACAGGGCAAGACACAGAAATAAATAAGGATGAGGTGGCTACCACAGTAGAAACAATCACTCCTGAGGAGGGACAGACTCAGAAGCAACAGATAGAAGTGTCTGTACATGCCATTGAGGGCCTTAAAGGGAGTCAAACAATCACTCTGACTGGGTATAAGAATAAGAAGCAGTTCTCTATTCTGGTAGATGGTGGCAGCACCCATAGTTTTTTAGATGAAAAGACTGCTGCACAACTAAAATGTGAGCTGGTTAAAACTAAACCTCTGAAAGTAATGGTTGCCAATGGGAATCAGCTGGTTAGTCATTATGAATGTCAAGGATTTTCTTGGAATATTGGCAAATACAGGTTTAATACCCCTGTGAAAACCTTGCCAATGGGAAGCTATGACCTGGTGTTAGGGGTAGATTGGCTGGGATCTCTAGGTCCTGTGACATTTGATTTCAAGAAACTAGAGATGAGATTTCAGAAAGGAGAAGAAATGATTGTGCTGCAAGGAAACCAAGGGTCTGATAAACCCAGGCTGCACCAAATGACTGCTGACCAGTTTGTGAGGAGTTGTCAGAGGCAAGAACATGGACTCTTGTTTATTCTGGATGTGGTTCACCAGCCAGCAGGATCCCTACTCTCTCTTCAGTCAGATGATGGGAACAACAACTCAGAGGGGAATAAGAAGCAGCTCCACAATTTATTGGAGGAGTACAGTGACATCTTTAAAGCCCCTGAAGGGTTGCCTCCTGAGAGACAAATAGAGCATTCAATTGACTTAAAAGAAGGCTCACAACCTTTTTCTATAAGGCCTTATAGGAACTCTTATAACCAGAAAAATGAGATTGAAAAACTGGTGGCTGAAATGCTAGAATCTGGTATAATCAGACCTAGTAGCTCACCTTTTGCATCTCCTATATTACTGGTAAAGAAGAAGGATGGCAGCTGGAGATTCTGCATTGACTACAGGAAGCTCAATTCAATGACTATAAAGAACAAGTTTCCAATTCCACTAATTGAAGAGTTGCTAGATGAGCTTCATGGAGCTAAGTACTTCACCAAGCTAGATTTAAGAGCTGGATACCACCAAGTCAGAATGAAAGAAAGGGATGTAGAGAAGACAGCATTCAGAACTCATTTGGGGCATTATGAATTCACTGTGATGCCCTTTGGCCTCACCAATGCCCCTGCCACCTTTCAGAGCTTAATGAATGAAGTTTTCAGGCCTTACTTGAGGAGTTTTACTCTGGTCTTCTTTGATGATATCTTGGTCTACTCTAAGACCAAGGAAGATCATTTGGTACACTTAAAGAAGGTCTTCCAGTTGATGAGGCAAAACACTCTATTTGCTAAGCAATCTAAATGTGACTTCATGACTACTAAAGTAGCTTACTTAGGACATGTCATTTCACAACAAGGGGTAGCTGTGGATCAAGCTAAGGTTGCTGACATGGTCTCCTGGCCTCTGCCTCAGAACTTAAAAGCATTAAGAGGATTTTTGGGCCTGACTGGCTACTACAGGAAATTTGTGCAGCACTATGGAACTATAGCCAGGCCTCTGACAGATTTATTGCAGAAGGATAGCTTTCATTGGAGTGAAGAAGCTACTAAAGCATTTCAGGCTCTCAAGAATGCCATGGCTAGTACTCCTGTATTGAGGTTACCAGATTTCAGTAAAGAATTCACCATTGAATCTGATGCTTGTAATACTGGCATAGGTGCTGTATTGACTCAAGAGGGCCAACCACTAGCTTATTTCAGCAAGGCATTGGGGATAAAAGGACAAGCAATGTCTACCTATGAAAAGGAATTGATGGCCTTAGTAGCAGCAGTGAAGAAGTGGTCTTCCTACCTAATGGACAAGCATTTTACTATTAAGACTGATCACTGGTCTCTAAAGTACTTGACTGATCAAAAGATCAGTAATCTGTTGCAGCAGAAATGGATCAGCAAGTTATTAGGCTATGACTACACTATTGTGTACAGGAAGGGAAAGGAGAACACTGTAGCTGATGCATTGTCCAGAAGATTTGAGGATGAGTCAAGTGGAGGTGTTGATAACCATGAGGACATGGCTGCTGTTAAGGGGGAAGGATTGTCAGGCAAAGCCTATAGGAAGTATTAG